The following are encoded together in the Streptomyces tsukubensis genome:
- a CDS encoding DUF6912 family protein, whose product MRVYVPQSLPGLAAAYKAGELGPGPLTAYAVTPALREWYLSDDIEELEYAALSRAANASLRLLAVDPAARRVRVVVAVDVPDGVAQSDPDRGMDPGAIGEVRIEGAVPLARAAAVHVDGDDATADISAAADALGAADQGDDDAQFVVDGAEDHELLWFATQEIPNII is encoded by the coding sequence ATGCGCGTCTACGTCCCCCAGTCCCTGCCCGGTCTCGCGGCGGCGTACAAGGCGGGCGAGCTGGGCCCGGGGCCGCTGACCGCGTACGCGGTGACGCCCGCGTTGCGCGAGTGGTACCTGTCCGACGACATCGAGGAGCTGGAGTACGCCGCTCTGAGCCGGGCGGCCAACGCCTCGTTGCGGCTCCTCGCGGTCGATCCCGCCGCACGGCGTGTCCGGGTCGTGGTCGCCGTCGACGTTCCTGACGGTGTCGCCCAGTCCGACCCCGACCGGGGCATGGACCCCGGCGCCATCGGTGAGGTGCGGATCGAGGGCGCCGTGCCGCTCGCCAGGGCCGCCGCGGTGCACGTCGACGGGGACGACGCCACGGCCGACATCTCCGCGGCGGCTGACGCGCTCGGCGCCGCCGATCAGGGCGACGACGACGCCCAGTTCGTCGTGGACGGTGCGGAGGACCACGAACTGCTGTGGTTCGCCACCCAGGAGATCCCCAACATCATCTGA
- a CDS encoding Rv3235 family protein: MSRSRITGRGPVRGAARGPDTRAPAGRSDQRGPGDATRRRGRTTTPHDMFAERLLAVLSGSRPVHWMLGHTIGDEYDQLIALAPAAPLRTGTSHPVVRSCRGIPLRPGVVEACASIETGERVRAMAFRIERGDDLRWRCAAVELGGDLVPA; encoded by the coding sequence ATGAGCCGGAGCAGGATCACCGGAAGGGGCCCGGTGCGCGGAGCCGCACGCGGGCCCGACACCCGCGCGCCCGCCGGCAGGTCCGACCAGCGCGGACCGGGCGATGCCACGCGGCGCCGCGGACGCACCACGACACCCCATGACATGTTCGCGGAACGGCTGCTCGCCGTGTTGAGCGGATCCCGCCCCGTCCACTGGATGCTGGGACACACCATCGGCGACGAGTACGACCAACTGATCGCCCTGGCCCCCGCCGCCCCGCTGCGTACCGGCACCTCCCATCCGGTCGTACGGAGCTGCCGGGGCATCCCGCTGAGGCCGGGAGTGGTCGAGGCCTGCGCGAGTATCGAGACGGGCGAACGGGTGCGAGCCATGGCGTTCCGTATCGAACGCGGCGACGACCTGCGCTGGCGCTGCGCCGCGGTGGAACTGGGCGGAGACCTCGTACCGGCTTGA
- a CDS encoding SDR family NAD(P)-dependent oxidoreductase, producing the protein MAVSGRLDGTVALVTGASSGIGAATAQALAAEGARVVVAARRRDRLDALVGQIHEDGGRADAFDVDITAPGHAEALVERIVDDAGRLDTVVNNAGVMLLGPALDASAEEWERMVDLNVTALLRVTHAALPHLVAAADDGPRGVADLVTVSSVAGRRAAANSAVYNLTKFGVTAFSEALRQELAESHVRVGSVEPGAVDTELAHHIRPGVREDTQAWLDSIETLKAEDIADAIHYMVTRARHVAINELLVRPTVQK; encoded by the coding sequence GTGGCTGTGAGCGGAAGGCTGGACGGGACGGTGGCCCTGGTGACCGGGGCGAGTAGCGGTATCGGTGCGGCGACCGCTCAGGCGCTGGCGGCCGAGGGGGCGCGGGTGGTGGTCGCCGCCCGGCGGCGGGACCGGCTCGACGCCCTGGTCGGGCAGATTCACGAGGACGGCGGCAGAGCGGACGCCTTCGATGTCGACATCACCGCGCCCGGCCATGCGGAGGCGCTCGTCGAGCGGATCGTCGACGACGCGGGGCGGCTGGACACCGTGGTGAACAACGCCGGGGTCATGTTGCTCGGTCCCGCCCTCGACGCGTCGGCCGAGGAGTGGGAGCGCATGGTGGATCTCAATGTGACCGCGTTGCTGAGAGTGACGCATGCGGCGTTGCCTCATCTCGTCGCCGCCGCCGACGACGGGCCGCGCGGTGTGGCCGACCTGGTGACGGTCAGCTCCGTCGCGGGGCGCAGGGCCGCCGCCAACTCCGCCGTTTACAACCTGACCAAGTTCGGGGTCACCGCTTTCAGCGAGGCGCTGCGGCAGGAACTCGCGGAGAGCCACGTGCGGGTCGGTTCGGTCGAGCCCGGCGCCGTCGACACCGAGCTGGCCCACCACATCCGCCCCGGCGTCAGAGAGGACACACAGGCCTGGCTCGACAGCATCGAGACCCTCAAGGCCGAGGACATCGCGGACGCTATCCACTACATGGTCACGCGGGCGCGCCACGTCGCCATCAACGAGCTTCTTGTGCGCCCGACCGTCCAGAAGTGA
- a CDS encoding HAD family hydrolase, producing the protein MGVNGDGGAMGEFEEFEEFEEFGEIGRVAGGAARPAAHIVWDWNGTLFHDMEAVLAATNAAFAEIGFAVGRVTLERYRELYCVPVPRFYERLIGRLPSEAEWQVMDRAFQQHYTLHKDHCALTDGAEALLGEWGSGGHSQSILSMYGHEELVPLVRGFGIERHFLRVDGRIGPSGGTKSEQMVRHLKELPDVDPARTVVIGDAVDDAVAALGVGARAVLYTGGSHSRAALEAVGVPVVDTLKEAVGEAAKVVA; encoded by the coding sequence GTGGGAGTGAACGGAGACGGGGGAGCCATGGGGGAGTTCGAGGAGTTCGAGGAGTTCGAGGAGTTCGGGGAAATCGGGAGGGTGGCCGGTGGGGCGGCGAGACCTGCCGCGCACATCGTGTGGGACTGGAACGGCACGCTGTTCCACGACATGGAGGCGGTCCTGGCGGCGACCAACGCCGCCTTCGCCGAGATCGGCTTCGCGGTCGGGCGCGTCACGCTGGAGCGGTACAGGGAGTTGTACTGCGTGCCTGTGCCCCGCTTCTATGAGCGGCTGATCGGCCGGCTGCCGAGTGAGGCGGAGTGGCAGGTCATGGACCGCGCCTTCCAGCAGCACTACACACTCCACAAGGACCACTGCGCGCTCACCGACGGGGCGGAGGCGCTGCTCGGGGAGTGGGGATCCGGCGGACACAGTCAGTCGATCCTGAGCATGTACGGCCATGAGGAACTGGTGCCCCTCGTGAGGGGCTTCGGGATAGAGCGGCACTTCCTGCGGGTGGACGGCAGGATCGGGCCCTCGGGCGGCACCAAGAGCGAGCAGATGGTGCGTCACCTCAAGGAGCTGCCGGATGTCGACCCGGCGCGGACAGTGGTCATAGGCGACGCCGTGGACGACGCGGTCGCGGCGCTCGGCGTAGGGGCGCGGGCCGTGCTCTACACCGGGGGTTCCCACAGTCGGGCCGCTCTTGAGGCGGTCGGAGTACCGGTGGTGGACACGCTCAAGGAGGCGGTGGGGGAGGCGGCGAAGGTCGTCGCCTGA